The genomic region AAAAAATAGATACTAGTATAATGCCTCACTGACCAGGGTCCAGCAAAAGACTGCAGAAGTCAAATACTGTATTTGGCCAATTTAGCCAGCCAGGCATGATTCGGCAGATTGTGGTTCATTCACTTCACACTAACTGAATGCAATTACTGCACATAAatccaaaaatatttgtatacaacatttatgtacattttgtgcAGACTAGTACAGATTAGTTCCCATACCCCATTCTGGACAAAGCAACagagcaaatgtgtgtgtgttgctctgtGATTAGTGACTGATTcttttctaaacaaaaaaaaaatctattaggATAATTTGagatttgcatttttatgtattagATGTCCTACATATTTTTTTGGGCTCCATCACAGTCCCTGAAAAGGCAtaagtaaaacaaagaaaaaaacaggcttttgaaTTCACAACAGCAGTCTAatttaaaacatcttttttttttctttttacatctgGAGCACATGTTTAAGGCCATGCCCAAGGGATCAAGAGTGGCAAcgtggtgatactggggcttgaacccccacaCCTTTTGATCattaacccaaagccttaaccactgtgtTACCACTTCCTCTGGCCCTGATGTAATCTTTCACCAAACTTACCACCACTTACTGCCCATACTGTACTGCAACTGAACTAAATTCCGAGAGCAGCTTGCCTCGCTTTTGTCTCCAGCCCATGTGATAGCAGTGTCATAAATGACCAGCTCATTTCCAGCCTCACGAGACCCATCGTACATGCCGACTTGAACCAACTCAATATTGCCAGCTGTGCCCTCTGCCAGTTGATCAGATCGTAAAATGGGATCAAGTCACCATTCATATCAAAGTTCACTAACTCTCCTGAAATAGTGAAGGAGACCTGTTGCAGGTAATACTGGAGCTGTGGAGGCACAtgtgatgaaaaataaatacagtaaccTACATGTACCGTAGATGAGAAAGGCTCAGAAGAAAATATAGTTTCACTTTAATAATTGTGGGTGGCCATTATTGTTGTAAGTCGAGCTACAGACTGagctacaaataaattaaacaatacTTCAGCATTGACAAAGAGATTagcaattatataatttaattagtCGAGAATTACAGAACTATATTCACCTGCCAAGGGTAGATATTGCTATTGTCAGCACATGTGGAGTTAATGAATGGCCCATTTCCAGGTTTGCAGGAAGTTAGTTGGTGGAGGGAGTGAGCAATAGCatatacacttttatatatattataagcaTAACGTGGACCGGATGTGTTTAGGTAGCCAGAATGTTGCTTGCTTAGTGGCTCTTGCCCAGTACATAGAGGCAACGGATTATTATGGGGAATAGAGGAAATGGGAGAGCACCCATACAAAGCACCCCACAGTTCATGCACTAGTGTATTAGAGGAGTATGTCTGTGGGTTCACTGTTGTTAAGTAATCATTCAGCTTTGAAATTTGGCCCTGACGAATTCCAAACCCAATCATGCCTCCTAGGAAAGGGTAATATTCACTTCCAGTAAAAACTGAAGCTGTCACCCAAGCTTCACTGGCAATCCACTGAATTCCAGTAACGTTCAGTTTCATATAGTCCTTAATAAAAGGTGTGAGTTCCCCCTCAGCTGAAAACACCACCACGACCCGAGCAGTGGAGCTGTTCATCACACGGATGATCTCTATCGCTCTCTGGCTGTTGTATAACAGGGGGATCATCTCCTGATAGGAGATACACACACTTGTACCCTTCAGCTCCTTAAGCAGTCCTTGCAGGGCGAAGTGACCATGTATGTGATCCCCCAGCACAACACCCACCCATGTCCAGTTGTAATGTATCAGCAGCTTGGCAATAGCTTTCACCTGATGCGCATCATTGGGGATGACTCTAAAGAACGTCGGGAATTCTCGTCTGTCACTGAGGCAGGCACAGGAAGAGAAATAGCTGATCTGAAAGAGAACAGAGCTCCTATAATAAACTTTAGGTTTCATATGTAAATtcccatttttacattttatacacatttagtTATTAATAAAGTCACAAAACAGGAGAAAGCATAAAATGTCATGCATTCTTCCCCAATGCAAttcttctctcattctttctcaaTTAATATCACTTTACAtgtgatgaaaaataaatacagtaaccTACATGTACCGTAGATGAGAAAGGCTCATGTAGGTTACATGTACATGTAACCTACATGAATGAACTGTTACAAATATAGAAATCTTCTGTCATTAGATAAAATGTATACCATTGGAATCCTGAAATGTTGTAAAATTCGAGAAACCACAATAGACTCATCGGATCCAGACTCAGCAACAACAGCCAACATCGGGCTTGCACCTTTACACATTTGTCTGTCTGCTTCATTTGGTCCATTAATCACAGCCAGAGCGGCTCTCTGAGCCGTTAATGGGTATGCACAGGAATCAAAAATTTTATAGCCCAAAGTGTGGTTCGGTAGCAGTTCAGAGCTGTTGTTAATTTCCTCTACAGCAAGCTTCATGGTCAGACCCCAGCGAAAAGCTCTTGGATCAAATCTGTGAGAATCAGTAACAGTAAAATTCAGAATTGATAAACACCAAGGTACTGTACATTAATGAGACATGCCTGAAAAACAATGTTGAGTAAGACatgatttacattttcttcatttttaactatatttaaaacacatttttatacacGAGTCCTTTCTGGTCAATaagagaataaaacaaataggacaacaatttaaaaacccatttatacattataatataatataaaaaaattataatataataataaaataatataatgatctAGTAGAGTGTTATGAAGGCATTTCTACCCATTACACTTTACTGGTCCAGGCTTGTATGTGAAGTTCACATCTGGCATTTCCTGATTGTAGTGAAAAGGGAATATACCCCCAATGATAAAGTCTCCATCAGCAATGAAGCCTGGCCCCAAATCATTCTGTAGAGTGCAGTTAGGATCTGAGGATAAAATGAGAATAGAAAAACTGAGCACCAGTATCCATAGAAGTATAGAACCCATCTTCAGAGATGCTTGACCCATTGCCTtgtacagagaaagagaaggcaGCTATGTTTTATATACACTTCATCATGTGTCACAGTCACATGGCATCTCAGGCAATCATAATCTTAGTGGACATTGTACATcttgcatgtttcttttttttgtttgtttttgattgtGCACtactgaaacaaataaatagagaaacaataaatttttatcagtcaaaaatttaataataattatatatatatatatatatatatatatatatatatatatatatatatatatatatatatatatatatatatataatgatttcaTTTAAGGTATATACAGTTATTTATATGAAAGCATATCAATTACTTAAACTGCTTACTGTCCACACAATATGGTATTTTAGAGGCTAGCTAATAATATTATTTCTCTAATATTATTAGCAATTAATTAAAGTTAATTAAGAAAACAAGCATCAATGCATAATAGCTTTAGGTTCAGTCATGAACTGGGGTTATTGTTTGTGTGGTTTTCCACACTGGTTTTCTCTCACCACCTAAAACATGGCAGTAAGTGGACTGGATAAATCTGTGAGTTCATGGTGCTTTGTGATTGGTGTCAGAGTAGTGCATAAATTCAAATAGTGACATAGAAACAAACTGAACATATTATTTTcggcctcttttttattttctgtttacaaACGTAAATTATTAAAGACAATTTCAGTGATGAAATTGTCTCACTCACTGTCCAATTTATTGTACACATGCACAATAATGCAGTTAACAATTAGATGCAATTAGTTTAATTAtccacattttaaaaagtgtgataTCTGCGACTTTGTGGCTTGGTTGTTAGTACCGAAATAAAGGTTTGGCtatttcagaaactgttgaTCTCCCAGgataatcacacacaaacatctctaGACTTTACAtggaatggtgcaaaaaacaataACTATCCTGTGTGTAATGAATCTGCAGACTGAAACACCTTTATTGTTAGCTGAAAAACAGCAACTTGAATTACGCACATGGGCACAGacccattttattttattttattttattgtccaGTATTAGTGAGCCTATGCTCATGATAGCCTCAGATTTTAGCAAAGAAATATTAATTGACTCGTTATATTCTTTCTGTTAGCTTAAACCTTACATTATCTGGTAATTTTCCTCTGACCTTTCCTATAAACATTGAATTTACACCCAAATAACTATTGTTCACTTTTTTGCACTACTCTGCATAAACTATGGAGACATTTGAGTGTGACAGTCAGAGATCATCTTTTCCCCATTCTTATGTTTTATGTGAATATTAACTATATATACCAATACCTGTATAAGAACATAAgctatacctacacacacacacacacacacacacacacacacacatatatatatatatatataatgtctgtgtgtgtacaacCTGATTATGctgaaattaattattattatttccccaTTAGATGCTGTTTGGTATTCTTTTTTGGTTTAAGTAGAATGATGTAACACTTTGGAGCAAATAAGCACAAAAGAAGCCCAAAACTTGAGGCTAAAATAGCAAAGATTTCGACTGCAGTGGTGAATTTACCAGGTGAACTGACATAAGCAGGTATAAATGCCAGCCACACTGCACAAAATATTAACATGCTAAAAGTAATATATTTCGCTTCGTTAAAATTCCCAGGTAGTTTTCGAGCCAGAAAGgccaaaatgaaacacaaacaggcCAAAATGCCAATGTAGCCGAGTACACACCAGAAGGCCAGCTCAGATCCCACCCTACAGTCTAGAATAATCTTAGAGCGCTGatattgtgtgtttctgtagaCGACTGGAGGGGACGATATGAGCCATGCTGCACAGATGATCATCTGGACCAGGGTGCAGCTAAAAATAATGATCCTCTGCTGTATAGGCCCAAGCCATTTCATGACATTGTTTCCAGGTTGGGTGGCTGTGAAAGCAGCGAGCACCACTAAGGTTTTCCCCAGGATGCACGAGATACAGAGCGAGAAACTGATGCTGAAAGCAGTGTGGCGCAACATGCAAGACCAGGATGTGGGCTCCCCAATGAAGATCAGTGCACACAGGAAACACAGGGTCAAGgagaacaagatgaagaaactCAGCTCAGAGTTATTCATACGCACAATGGGAGTGTTTCTGTGGTAGAGAAAGACTGCAAATACAGCTAAAGTGACACAGGCCCCCAAAACAGCAATAAATGTCAGTATTAACCCCATTGCATCATGGGAAAGGAATTCGATAACCTTGGGAATGCATTCTGTTCCGTCAACATTCGACCAGTAATCTTCAGGGCAGGCCATGCAGTCTACTGAATCTTAAAAGAGAACAAAACATGTAATTAAAACTGGATTCAGGCAAgtgttttgctttattatatttgaCTGAGACCACCGACCTGTCTGATTACTAATCTTCCCACTGTCACATGGTACACAGTCAAAGCAGCACAGAGGCTCCCCTTTATGGACAGCTTTTCTAAATCCTGGTGGGCAGCTGTCACTGCAAATAGAGACTGGCACCTGTTTCCCCCAAAAAATCTCCGTCataatacagtaaaatgtaCCCATACACCCATACATACTGAATTGTTTAAAAGTCATATCACCTGTCAAAGCGTACAAATTAtaatagtatacagtatagcaGTAGCACTTATGCCCTATTTTACATTACAACAGattaaactatttatattttacaatatttcatatattttattttaattcactaaataaatagtttatttaaCTATTATTGCTCCTATATTCATGTTCTTCCATTGAGAGTCCAAGATATTACTATTATGAGAATCATCTAAATCTGTATATAAATTCTTGTAAATCTGCATTGCAACATCTAAGACATGACACATAATCTTTAAAAGTGTTAAGAGCTTGCAAAAAAATAGATACTGGTATTATGCCTCACTGACCAGGTTCCAGCAAAAGGCTGCAGAGGTCAAACACTGTATTTGGCCTATTTAGCCAGCCAGGCATGATTCGGCAGCCGTGGTTCATTCACCTCACACTAACTGAATGCAATTACTGCACATAAAtccaaaaatatatgtatacaacATTTATGTACCTTCTGTGCAGACTAGTACAGATTCTTTCCCATACTGGACAGAGCAACATATATAGGTCACAGCTCTTCTGATTAGTGActgatttttttctaaacaaaaaaatctattaggCTAATTGAGATTTGCATTTTCATGTATTAGATGTCCTATATATCTATTGGGCTCCATCACAGTCCCTGAAAAGGCAtaagtaaagcaaaaaaaaaaaaaaaacaggcttttgaaTTCACAACAGCAGtctgattaaaaacattttacatctgGAGCACAGGTTTAAGGCCATGCCCAAAAGATcaagagtggcaacttggtgatactggggcttgaacccccccaCACACCTTTTGATCATTAACCcggagccttaaccactgagctaccacttcctctGACCCTGATGTAATCTTTCACCAAACTTACCACCACTTACTGCCCATACTGTACTGCAACTGAACTAAATTCCGAGAGCAGCTTGCCTCGCTTTTGTCTCCAGCCCATGTGATAGCAGTGTTGTAAATGACCAGCTCATTTCCAGCCTCACGAGACCCATCGTACATGCCGACTTTAACCAACTCGATATTGCCAGCTGTGCCCCTCTGCCAGTTGATCAGATCGTAGGATGGGATCGAGTCACCATTCATATCAAAGCTCACTAACTCTCCTGAAATAGTGAAGGAGACCTGTTGCAGGTAATACTGGAGCTGTGGAGACACATGTGATGGAAAATAATTACAGTAACCTAAAGGTACCTTAGACGAAAAAGGCTCAGTAGAAAATATACTTTAACTTTAATCATCTTTTTTGTGGGTGGCCATTATTGTTGTAAGTCGAGCTACAGACTGAGCTATAAATAAATCGAGAAATACTTCAGCATTGACAAAGAGATTagacaattatttcatttaattagtGGACAATTGCAGAACTGTATTTACCTGCCAAGGGTAGATATTGCTATTGTCAGCACATGTGGAGTTAATGAATGGCCCATTTCCAGGTTTGCAGGAAGTTAGTTGGTGGAGGGAGTGAGCAATAGCatatacacttttatatatattataagacATGCGAGGACTGGATGTGTTCATGAAGCCAAAATGTTGCTTGCTTATTGGCTCTTTCCCAGTACATAGAGGCAACGGATTATTAAGGGGAATAGAGGAAATGGGAGAGCACCCATACAAAGCACCCCACAGTTCATGCACTAGTGTATTAGAGGAGTATGTCTGTGGGTTCACTGTTGTTAAGTAATCTTTCAGCTTTGGAATTTGGCCCTGACGAATTCCAAACCCAATCAAGCCTCCTAGGAAAGGGTAATATTCACTTCCCGTGAACAGTGAAGCTGTCGCCCAAGCTTCACTGGCAATCCACTGAATTCCAGTAACATTCAGATTCATATAGTCCTTAATAAAAGGTGTGAGTTCCCCCTCAGCTGAAAACACCACCACGACCCGAGCAGTGGAGCTGTTCATCACACGGATGATCTCTATCACTCTCTGGCTGTTGTATAACAGGGGGATCATCTCCTGATAGGAGATACACACACTTGTACCCTTTAGCTCTTCAAGCAGTCCTTGCAGGGCGAAGTGACCATGTATGTGATCCCCCAGCACAACACCCACCCATTTCCAGTTGTAATGTATCAGCAGCTTGGCAATAGCTTTCACCTGATGCGCATCATTGGGGATGACTCTAAAGAACGTCGGGAATTCTCGTCTGTCACTGAGGCAGGCACAGGAAGAGAAATAGCTGACCTGTAATAGAACAGAGCTCCTATAATAAACTTTAGGTTTCATATGTAAATtcccatttttacattttatacacatttagtTATTAATAAAGTCACAAAACAGGAGAAAGCATAAAATGTCATGCATTCTTCCCCAATGCAAttcttctctcattctttctcaaTTAATATCACTTTACTAGAGTACATGAATGAACTGTTACAAATATAGAAATCTTCTGTCATTAGATAAAATGTATACCATTGGAATCCTGAAATGTTGTAAAATTCGAGAAACCACAATAGACTCATCGGATCCAGACTCAGCAACAACAGCCAACATCGGGCTTGCACCTTTACACATTTGTTTGTCTGCTTCATTTGGTCCATTAATCACAGCCAGAGCGGCTCTCTGAGCCGTTAATGGGTGTGCACAGGAATCAAAAATTTTATAGCCTAAAGTGTGGTTCGGTAGCAGTTCAGAGCTGTTGTTAATTTCCTCTACAGCAAGCTTCATGGTCAGACCCCAGCGAAAAGCTCTTGGATCAAATCTGTGAGAATCAGTAACAGTAAAATTCGGAATTGATAAACACCAAGGTACTGTACATTAATGAGACATGTCTGAAAAACAATGTTGAGTAAGACatgatttacattttcttcatttttaactATATTTGAAACGCATTTTTAACCACGAGTCCTTTCTGGTCAATATTACAATGCACAAAATAGGACAACAATTTAAAAACCCATTTTTAccttataatacaatataaataaataataatataatgataaaataatataatgagcGTTAAGAAGGCATTTCTACCCATTACACTTTACTGGTCCAGGCTTGTATGTGAAGTTCACATCTGGCATTTCCTGATTGTAGTGAAAAGGGAATATACCCCCAATGATAATGTCTCCATCAGCAATGAAGCCTGGCCCCAAATGATTCTGTAGAGTGCAGCTAGGATCTGAagataaaatgaaaacagaaaaactgAGCACCAGTATCCATAGAAGTATAGAACCCATCTTCAGAGATGCTTGACCCATTGCCTtgtacagagaaagagaaggcaGCTATGTTTTATACGCCACACTTCATCATGTGTCACAGTCACATGGCATCTCAGGCAATCATAATCTTAGTGGACATTGTACATcttgcatgtttcttttttttttttttttgattgtgcactactgaaacaaataaatagagaaaCAATAAATTTTTATCAGTTgaacaattaaatattaattatatatatatatatatatatatatatatatatatatatatatatatatatatatttataaaaatatttaaggtATATACAGTTATTTATATGAAAGCATATCATTTACTTGAACTGCTTACTGtcccaaatcaaatcaaattttatttgtcacatacacatacatacagggtacgacatgcagtgaaatgcttattacgacggtccggcacaaggaataggatggggagaaaaataaaacaaagaaaaacaagactgataaataaagtataaaaactatataaaataatatataagaatatacaaagatataaagatatatatatatatatatatatatatatatatatatatatatatatatatatatgaaaaaaaaggatgtatatacaaaaaaatgcttatggcagtaaacagtgaaacagtaaacatagACAATTTAGGGTGCTTTAGATTGTcaataaagtgtccgtgtgcgttATGGtctggtataaaatataaagtgcactgtgctgtgcgagtccaaAGTTTAAAGAGTCGTGGTGCAAAAGGTAAGATATGTacagagaaaaagtgtgatgattgatagagtgggccagtttctagatcctgggtgtctcctggtttaaactccgaatagTCTGCGGACAGAAGCTGCTcgtcattctctctgtgtttgctttcagggagcggaagcattTCCCTGaccgcaacagagaaaagagtccattattgggatggctgaggtccttcacaatcttcctggctctagTCCGgtaccgcgtgctgtagatgtcctgcaggttagggagctcagtgtggatggtacattcagctgaatgcaccaccctctggagggctcgcctgtcctgcatggtgctgttcccgaaccaggaagtgatgctacccatcagaacactctcaatggtgcaggtgtagaaagtctttagcacctgagagggaagtttaaagtcccttaagcgtctcagatggtacaaatgctgccgggccttcttcaccagggtgttggtgtgacaggaccaagacaggtcctgtgtgatgtgaacaccaaaGTACCGAAAACTGTCCAccctctccactggggtcccgctgATGTTTAACAGTTGGTATGACCGCTtctgctttgtgctgaagtccacgatcaactccttagtcttgctgacgttcaggagaaggttttTCTCCTGGCacagtataaagacagtatgctcagctacagacaggcgctaaaagctgctagagctgaacgcctgagcaaactcatagaaaacaacaaaaataatcccaggttcctttttagTACAGTAGCAAagttaactacaaatcagggatctgaaaaatgtgttccatcacagtttagtagtgattttatgaatttcttcactgaaaaaaaagataacattagaaaaacaattgtggcagttcaacctctgagaCCATCTCCTGACACAGTCtcaccttcaactccacaactccactgttttacatgtataggacaggaagagctgtatgatgttattatcaaagctaaatcaacaacatgtcagttagatccaattcctactaaattactgatggaagtgttatatacagctggtgagcctcttctgaatattattaactcctcactatatTTAGGTCATGTCCCTAGATCCCTCAagctagcagttattaagcccctcattaaaaaacctaatctggatccaaacacgctatcaagttacagacccattttaaatctcctatttatgtctaagattttagaaaagattgtcgctgcctaGATATGTTCCtacttgcaagagaacaatatctttgaagagtttcagtcaggttttaggccacatcatagcacagaaactgctctagttaaaaccactaatgacctgtttttagcttcagaccaaggcttcatctcgttgttagttttactagatcttagtgctgcgttcgacactatagatcatgatcttcttctagatcgcttacagaattacatcggcaattcagggacaggcattaagctggtttaaatcctacttgtctgatcgttaccatttcgtagatttaaatggagagctatccaggctaatgctagtgaattatggtgtgccacaaggttcagttctaggacccctgctcttcacaatatactgtacatgcttTTGTTAGGacatattattagaaggcataaTATTAGCtttcattgttatgctgatgatacccagctatatatctcatttaaaaaaggcgatacagctcaattaactcggataactgagtgtgttaaggaaataagagattggatgacccataactttctacttttaaattctgataagacaaagattttgctcatcagcccaaaaactagtatacacaagctccagcatctcaatctgcatttagacggatgttctgtaaccactagttcaacagtaaaagacctgggtgttattttagacagcaacttatcttttaaaaatcatatcaaccaagttacaaaaacagccttctttcaccttagaaatatttctaagctaagaaatatgttgtctatatccaatgcagagaagctcgtccatgcgttcatgacctccagaatagactattgtaatgcattactaggtggatgtcctgcatcattaataaacaagcttcagttagtttagaatgcggcagcaaaagttcttacaaggtcaagaaaatattaTCACATAACcacaatcttatcgtccc from Silurus meridionalis isolate SWU-2019-XX chromosome 13, ASM1480568v1, whole genome shotgun sequence harbors:
- the LOC124396006 gene encoding extracellular calcium-sensing receptor-like, producing MPDVNFTYKPGPVKCNGFDPRAFRWGLTMKLAVEEINNSSELLPNHTLGYKIFDSCAHPLTAQRAALAVINGPNEADKQMCKGASPMLAVVAESGSDESIVVSRILQHFRIPMVSYFSSCACLSDRREFPTFFRVIPNDAHQVKAIAKLLIHYNWKWVGVVLGDHIHGHFALQGLLEELKGTSVCISYQEMIPLLYNSQRVIEIIRVMNSSTARVVVVFSAEGELTPFIKDYMNLNVTGIQWIASEAWATASLFTGSEYYPFLGGLIGFGIRQGQIPKLKDYLTTVNPQTYSSNTLVHELWGALYGCSPISSIPLNNPLPLCTGKEPISKQHFGFMNTSSPRMSYNIYKSVYAIAHSLHQLTSCKPGNGPFINSTCADNSNIYPWQLQYYLQQVSFTISGELVSFDMNGDSIPSYDLINWQRGTAGNIELVKVGMYDGSREAGNELVIYNTAITWAGDKSEVPVSICSDSCPPGFRKAVHKGEPLCCFDCVPCDSGKISNQTDSVDCMACPEDYWSNVDGTECIPKVIEFLSHDAMGLILTFIAVLGACVTLAVFAVFLYHRNTPIVRMNNSELSFFILFSLTLCFLCALIFIGEPTSWSCMLRHTAFSISFSLCISCILGKTLVVLAAFTATQPGNNVMKWLGPIQQRIIIFSCTLVQMIICAAWLISSPPVVYRNTQYQRSKIILDCRVGSELAFWCVLGYIGILACLCFILAFLARKLPGNFNEAKYITFSMLIFCAVWLAFIPAYVSSPGKFTTAVEIFAILASSFGLLLCLFAPKCYIILLKPKKNTKQHLMGK